The following are encoded in a window of Lactobacillus panisapium genomic DNA:
- a CDS encoding helix-turn-helix domain-containing protein, whose product MNVYTRIYKTAKKHGMSVKEVAKKAHIGENSIYRWKVIKPSIESLTKVAKVLHVSTDFLLGQDNNKGIDLADTTMPLFYQGHPIPDKYIKMLGFLMEEDIHEKSPKDKH is encoded by the coding sequence ATGAATGTCTATACTCGTATTTATAAAACTGCCAAAAAGCACGGAATGTCCGTTAAAGAAGTAGCAAAAAAAGCCCATATTGGGGAAAATAGTATTTATCGCTGGAAAGTAATTAAACCTTCGATTGAATCTTTAACTAAAGTAGCTAAAGTTCTTCACGTTTCGACGGATTTTTTACTCGGACAGGATAACAATAAAGGGATAGATCTAGCGGATACAACTATGCCGTTATTTTATCAAGGTCATCCTATTCCAGATAAATACATTAAAATGCTTGGCTTTCTCATGGAAGAAGATATTCATGAAAAGAGCCCAAAAGACAAGCACTAA
- the comGA gene encoding competence type IV pilus ATPase ComGA, whose translation MRVKETVNSLIEQAIQKHASDIFFLIQNQELIINLRTIAGIKRQRSFSVNEGREVINFLKFAAQMDIAEHRRPQVGALEYQFNHEKYYLRLSSIGDYNDNESLVIRIIYRIGASKFFYSKQLQRLEKLTQKRGLILTSGPTGSGKTTTMYKLAKRMSKSQMVMTIEDPVEIQEKSFLQTQVNFEAGITYTKLLEAAMRHRPDILIIGEIRNSATARLAVDAALSGHLVFATVHAKSTLQTLSRLESLHVNANELSNCLTAICYQRLLPTVNGSSCLMDIAAEDDLTNALSQSIRSDFINWPSNLTKLCEGGQISAQVYERFKKG comes from the coding sequence ATGCGAGTTAAAGAAACGGTTAATTCACTGATTGAACAAGCGATTCAAAAACATGCAAGTGATATTTTCTTTTTAATTCAGAATCAAGAACTGATTATCAACTTGCGCACAATAGCTGGTATTAAACGGCAAAGATCATTTTCTGTAAATGAAGGAAGGGAAGTAATTAATTTTTTGAAATTTGCGGCACAAATGGACATTGCCGAACATCGCCGGCCGCAAGTTGGAGCGCTTGAATATCAATTTAACCACGAAAAATATTATTTACGTTTATCAAGTATTGGTGACTATAACGATAATGAATCACTTGTTATCAGGATAATTTATCGAATTGGTGCAAGTAAGTTTTTTTACAGTAAACAACTGCAGCGTTTAGAAAAATTAACGCAAAAAAGAGGGCTTATTCTAACAAGCGGTCCCACTGGTTCGGGAAAAACAACTACGATGTACAAATTGGCTAAGCGCATGAGCAAGAGCCAAATGGTGATGACAATTGAAGATCCAGTGGAAATCCAGGAAAAGTCATTTTTACAAACACAGGTTAATTTTGAGGCTGGCATCACATACACTAAACTTCTTGAAGCTGCAATGCGCCATCGCCCAGATATTTTAATTATTGGTGAAATACGAAACAGCGCGACTGCACGGCTGGCAGTTGATGCTGCTTTAAGTGGCCATTTGGTTTTCGCCACTGTGCATGCAAAAAGTACACTGCAGACACTATCAAGGTTAGAAAGTCTTCATGTTAATGCCAATGAGTTAAGTAATTGCCTTACCGCTATTTGCTATCAACGGTTATTACCGACTGTAAATGGTTCGTCCTGCTTAATGGATATTGCAGCAGAAGACGATCTAACAAATGCACTTAGTCAGAGTATCCGTTCAGATTTTATTAACTGGCCCAGTAACTTAACTAAATTATGTGAGGGAGGACAGATCAGTGCGCAGGTATATGAACGGTTTAAAAAAGGATAA
- a CDS encoding type II secretion system F family protein, producing the protein MNGLKKDKLTNQERLNFLDYLQNSLANGFSLSVSLELMPILWPKRKDLLVQVNKNIQTGTSLNSLMLTLGFSKTIATQVALALRQGNLVECLSQLATLNRLKNDQIKKLKAEMSYPFVLALMMIFLLFFMQTFVSNQFADTNEHTGDIMLLILLFLSLLVLYYLVKIMNLLKLQDYHSLNKLAHFPVIGNLISLYVKYLLIYDIGMLLASGFSLQKMCEYAAIQEKGSLQQFIGEKIRQQLLAGKSLEEIIKHEYFLPNELLLLVKAGSKKEDLSKRCLLLGRTLFTDLTNRITKLIVNVQPVCFILIGLCIIGMYLKLLLPMYAMMQSI; encoded by the coding sequence ATGAACGGTTTAAAAAAGGATAAACTGACTAATCAAGAGCGGCTTAATTTTTTAGATTATTTACAAAATAGTTTAGCAAATGGTTTTTCGCTCAGTGTTAGCTTGGAATTAATGCCAATTTTATGGCCCAAGCGAAAAGATTTACTCGTTCAAGTAAATAAAAATATTCAAACTGGTACCAGTTTGAACAGTTTAATGTTGACATTAGGTTTTTCAAAAACAATTGCAACACAAGTTGCATTAGCTCTGAGGCAAGGTAATTTAGTTGAATGCTTATCGCAACTGGCAACTTTAAACCGGTTAAAAAATGATCAAATTAAAAAACTAAAAGCAGAAATGTCTTATCCGTTTGTTTTAGCGCTAATGATGATCTTTTTATTGTTTTTTATGCAAACCTTTGTTTCCAATCAATTTGCTGATACTAATGAGCACACGGGCGATATCATGTTACTCATTTTATTATTTTTGAGTCTATTAGTTTTATATTATCTGGTTAAGATAATGAACCTGCTAAAATTGCAGGATTACCATTCACTAAATAAATTAGCTCATTTCCCTGTTATCGGAAACTTGATTAGTTTGTACGTTAAATATTTGTTGATATACGATATCGGAATGCTGCTTGCGAGTGGCTTTTCATTACAGAAAATGTGTGAATATGCCGCAATTCAAGAAAAAGGTTCGCTGCAACAATTTATCGGTGAAAAAATTAGGCAACAATTACTAGCTGGAAAGAGTTTAGAGGAAATTATCAAACATGAGTATTTTTTGCCGAATGAATTACTACTTTTAGTTAAAGCGGGTTCCAAAAAAGAAGATCTCAGTAAAAGATGTTTGCTATTAGGTCGGACACTTTTTACTGATTTGACCAATAGAATTACTAAGCTGATTGTTAATGTCCAGCCGGTTTGTTTTATTTTAATAGGATTATGCATTATTGGGATGTATCTTAAGTTGCTACTACCAATGTATGCAATGATGCAAAGCATCTAG
- the comGC gene encoding competence type IV pilus major pilin ComGC has translation MNKNLITKNIKKKKAKGFTLIEMVIVVAIIVMLLVIIAPNLAKQKQSANEKTNDAFKTTLQTQANLYEDDKDRDGKEINFKNMFDDGYLTKKQLEKAKGYTVVDGVVQKATE, from the coding sequence ATGAACAAGAATTTAATTACGAAAAATATTAAAAAGAAAAAAGCAAAAGGATTTACCTTAATTGAAATGGTTATCGTTGTAGCAATTATTGTTATGCTCCTAGTGATAATTGCACCGAACTTAGCTAAGCAAAAACAAAGTGCCAATGAAAAAACAAATGATGCTTTTAAAACCACATTACAGACACAGGCCAACTTATATGAGGATGACAAAGACCGTGACGGTAAGGAGATTAACTTTAAAAATATGTTTGATGATGGTTATTTGACTAAAAAGCAGCTTGAAAAGGCTAAAGGTTATACGGTTGTAGACGGTGTTGTTCAAAAAGCTACCGAATAA
- a CDS encoding prepilin-type N-terminal cleavage/methylation domain-containing protein: MLFKKLPNKLKKSGFTLIEMMITLTISISLVMLGTVYLKKYDEKLILDNTAREVKSSIEQAARISTIEHEPTIISFYPESKYLSIKRSHDYRKIKINSQIEIYNLANFKISAKGSMAPHTVVITNHHETRRIRLQMMWGRAINGKD; the protein is encoded by the coding sequence GTGTTGTTCAAAAAGCTACCGAATAAACTAAAAAAATCGGGCTTTACTCTTATTGAAATGATGATTACTTTAACCATTTCAATTAGTCTGGTGATGCTTGGAACAGTCTACCTAAAAAAATATGATGAAAAGTTAATTTTGGATAATACTGCTAGAGAAGTTAAAAGCTCAATTGAGCAGGCTGCAAGAATATCAACTATTGAGCATGAGCCAACCATAATCAGTTTTTATCCAGAATCGAAATACTTATCTATTAAAAGAAGTCATGATTACCGCAAGATTAAAATCAACTCTCAAATCGAGATATATAATCTTGCCAACTTTAAAATATCTGCCAAAGGTTCAATGGCACCGCATACGGTCGTTATTACTAATCATCATGAAACAAGACGAATTCGATTACAAATGATGTGGGGACGTGCAATAAATGGTAAAGACTAA
- a CDS encoding ComGF family competence protein translates to MVTLLIVVTLQGLIKTITVSNHLQHHTDDIVFSYVQFNQFLADEDVKTVFAFPEASNSRQAAVEKVTKDGESNIYLLTHYKNMIRVTTPEGGHMPLLLNIKRAFFVTKNRQIKITITEEDGRKSEIYFKLDPIPKKKEKNANKKIHQV, encoded by the coding sequence ATGGTGACACTTTTAATTGTAGTAACTCTGCAAGGGTTAATAAAAACAATTACTGTGTCTAATCATTTGCAGCATCATACCGATGATATTGTCTTCAGTTATGTTCAATTTAATCAGTTTTTAGCGGATGAAGATGTTAAGACGGTCTTCGCATTTCCAGAGGCGTCAAATTCACGGCAAGCCGCTGTTGAAAAAGTTACTAAAGACGGCGAATCAAATATTTATCTTTTGACGCATTACAAAAATATGATTCGTGTCACTACCCCCGAGGGCGGGCACATGCCACTTCTTTTAAATATTAAAAGAGCCTTTTTTGTCACTAAAAATCGGCAAATTAAAATAACGATAACTGAAGAAGATGGTCGTAAGTCAGAAATTTATTTTAAGCTTGATCCTATTCCGAAAAAGAAGGAAAAAAATGCTAATAAAAAGATTCACCAAGTTTAA
- a CDS encoding class I SAM-dependent methyltransferase — protein sequence MNNIEELFNKFLDCINCLQEALNVSFGEALTETFDNLENNQIKVELGAPDKETVAKLSKKYADLHYDELTQQVKVQLFTYLTLKAINEDGLDPNQMPTPPIIATIIAMFMQKLLPDKKQVIVDPAIGSGNLLFSIINQLKKANHSRSNFQLFGIDNDEEMLNFADISAHLNKIDIELFCQDALTPWLFAKPDIVVSDIPIGYYPDDDNAANFATEAEKGHSFAHFLFIEQIIKSLRPDGYAFLVVPQAILSGKGGSDFMPWLSEKVYLRAIIELPDNLFQNKFNQKSVLVFQNHGEQAKNCEVFLTKLDSFKNEEDLIKLNVKLNEWYTKNIH from the coding sequence ATGAACAATATAGAAGAACTGTTTAATAAATTTTTAGATTGTATTAATTGCTTGCAAGAGGCATTGAATGTCTCTTTTGGTGAAGCTCTAACAGAAACATTTGATAATTTGGAAAACAACCAGATCAAGGTTGAATTAGGAGCACCTGATAAGGAAACTGTGGCTAAATTAAGTAAAAAATACGCTGATCTGCATTATGATGAGCTGACTCAACAAGTTAAAGTTCAGCTGTTTACGTATTTAACACTTAAGGCGATTAATGAAGATGGACTAGATCCTAATCAAATGCCAACACCACCAATTATCGCAACAATTATTGCAATGTTTATGCAAAAACTTTTGCCAGATAAAAAACAGGTAATTGTGGATCCGGCCATTGGATCAGGCAATTTATTATTTTCAATAATTAACCAACTAAAAAAAGCTAATCATTCACGGAGCAATTTTCAATTATTTGGAATTGATAATGATGAAGAAATGCTCAATTTTGCGGATATCAGTGCACATTTGAATAAGATTGATATTGAGTTATTCTGTCAGGATGCTCTTACACCTTGGCTTTTTGCCAAGCCAGATATTGTTGTAAGCGATATTCCAATTGGCTACTATCCAGACGATGACAATGCTGCAAATTTTGCTACTGAAGCTGAAAAAGGCCATTCATTTGCTCACTTCTTATTTATTGAACAAATTATTAAAAGTTTGCGGCCAGATGGCTATGCTTTTTTGGTTGTACCGCAAGCAATACTTTCTGGTAAAGGTGGAAGTGACTTTATGCCTTGGTTGTCGGAGAAAGTATATCTCCGGGCAATAATTGAGCTACCCGATAATCTCTTTCAAAATAAGTTTAACCAAAAGTCAGTGTTAGTATTTCAAAACCACGGAGAGCAAGCAAAAAATTGTGAAGTATTTCTCACAAAGTTGGACTCTTTTAAAAACGAAGAAGACCTAATCAAGCTTAATGTTAAACTAAATGAGTGGTATACTAAAAATATTCATTAA
- a CDS encoding acetate/propionate family kinase, translating to MKKVLAINSGSSSFKYKLFAIPEEKVLAEGIADRVGIDGSSFEIKLANGEKHTQEIAIPDQETAVNLLLKALKDYHVVDDLSEIVGVGHRIVAGGEDFTDSAIIDQAKLQKIYDLKEYAPLHNPAEGKGIEAFMKLLPDVPEVGVFDTSFHQTLDPEHYIYSIPYEYYEKYGIRKYGAHGTSVRYIVGRAGQMLKKDVEDLKLIVCHLGSGASVTAVKNGKSYDTSMGFTPLAGITMGTRSGDVDPSVLQYIMNKDHLDINEMIDILNDKSGLLGISGISSDMRDLENNSAQRAALARKIFVNRVRQYVGSYIVELKGVDAIIFTAGVGEHDAGIREEVMKSFEFMGLEPDYEANKSNGEKFISKPDSKIKALVIPTDEELMIERDVVRLAHLN from the coding sequence ATGAAAAAAGTTTTAGCAATTAACTCAGGCAGCTCTTCTTTTAAATATAAATTGTTTGCTATCCCAGAAGAAAAAGTGTTAGCAGAAGGAATTGCCGATCGAGTTGGAATTGATGGCTCTTCTTTTGAAATTAAATTAGCAAACGGCGAAAAGCATACGCAAGAAATTGCTATTCCAGATCAAGAAACTGCTGTTAATCTGCTATTAAAGGCTTTAAAAGACTACCATGTAGTTGACGATTTAAGTGAAATTGTCGGAGTAGGTCATCGAATAGTTGCAGGGGGAGAAGATTTTACTGATTCTGCCATCATTGATCAAGCAAAATTGCAAAAGATTTATGATTTAAAAGAATACGCACCGTTACATAATCCGGCTGAAGGTAAGGGAATTGAAGCTTTCATGAAATTACTACCTGATGTACCGGAAGTTGGTGTCTTCGATACTTCTTTCCATCAAACTTTAGATCCAGAGCATTACATTTATTCAATTCCTTACGAATACTATGAAAAATATGGTATTCGTAAGTATGGTGCTCATGGTACTTCAGTTCGTTATATTGTTGGCCGTGCCGGTCAAATGCTTAAAAAAGATGTCGAAGACTTAAAGTTAATTGTTTGCCATCTTGGCTCTGGTGCGTCAGTAACGGCTGTAAAAAACGGCAAGTCATACGATACATCAATGGGCTTTACCCCATTAGCTGGAATCACCATGGGTACTCGTTCAGGTGATGTTGACCCATCTGTTTTACAATACATTATGAATAAAGATCATCTTGATATTAATGAAATGATTGATATCTTAAATGATAAATCAGGCTTATTAGGAATTTCAGGAATTTCTTCTGATATGCGCGATCTTGAAAACAATTCTGCGCAAAGAGCAGCACTTGCACGTAAAATTTTTGTTAACCGGGTAAGACAATATGTTGGATCTTATATTGTTGAACTTAAAGGCGTTGATGCCATTATCTTTACTGCTGGAGTTGGCGAGCATGATGCTGGTATTCGAGAAGAAGTAATGAAGTCATTTGAATTTATGGGCTTAGAGCCTGATTATGAGGCTAATAAGTCCAATGGAGAAAAATTTATTTCAAAACCAGACTCGAAGATTAAAGCACTCGTCATTCCAACTGATGAGGAATTGATGATTGAACGTGATGTCGTTCGTTTGGCACATTTAAATTAA
- a CDS encoding Cof-type HAD-IIB family hydrolase, with amino-acid sequence MIKLVAIDVDDTLLNSNGKLLESTITTIKKAVSQQVKVVLCSGRPLAGVKHFLHELDIVTDDQYVITFNGAVIESVTGKLIKKAGLDFATYQKIDQYSYDHNVSYNIVDADSNIITSNLDVNWITVVQAWENSAGVLVRKPAELTKDHQIIKAVFGDEKEKLDQIEDDVIKEFGQNNYVVRAHPYFLEVMHQNVNKGAALEFLAEKLGIKTSEILAIGDEQNDIPMFNVAGTAVVMGNGSDAAKKHADYVTSTNDDDGIKQAFDKFVF; translated from the coding sequence ATGATTAAACTTGTCGCAATTGATGTTGATGATACTTTATTAAATAGTAATGGAAAGTTATTAGAATCAACAATCACCACTATTAAAAAAGCAGTAAGCCAACAAGTAAAAGTGGTTTTGTGCTCAGGACGGCCTTTGGCGGGAGTTAAGCACTTTTTACATGAATTAGATATTGTAACTGATGACCAATATGTGATTACTTTTAATGGTGCTGTGATTGAGTCGGTTACAGGTAAATTAATAAAAAAAGCAGGGCTAGATTTTGCCACTTATCAGAAAATTGATCAATATTCATATGATCACAATGTTTCATACAATATTGTGGATGCTGATAGCAATATTATTACCAGTAACTTGGATGTCAATTGGATTACGGTGGTTCAGGCATGGGAAAATAGTGCTGGGGTCTTGGTAAGAAAGCCAGCAGAATTGACTAAAGATCACCAGATTATTAAAGCTGTTTTTGGTGATGAAAAAGAAAAATTAGACCAGATTGAGGATGATGTCATTAAAGAATTTGGTCAAAATAACTATGTAGTTCGAGCACATCCTTATTTTTTAGAAGTTATGCATCAAAATGTTAATAAGGGCGCAGCTTTAGAGTTCTTGGCCGAAAAACTAGGAATTAAGACTAGTGAGATTTTGGCGATTGGTGACGAGCAAAACGATATTCCGATGTTTAATGTTGCCGGAACCGCTGTAGTAATGGGTAATGGATCCGATGCTGCCAAAAAACACGCCGATTATGTTACATCAACCAATGATGATGATGGTATTAAGCAGGCGTTTGACAAATTCGTTTTTTAA
- a CDS encoding LysR family transcriptional regulator translates to MKYNLLSFKYFVDVVETQGFTPAAKRNFVSQTAISNSIKNLEKELNVKLIDRSTSHFKVTFAGEKLYHYVIQILNNYYEFNAQVSQLDNSYHTLRIHYLRGFNYWAINLAKLLKTHHASLALQLDTENFSESITKLDQGDYDILVSFSTALSKIKNIHSQKIGTANFSILVNQNCLNERGEVKKEETKKQPLFLQKWTATEDNDVQTKILQILAKMKIDYSDIIYLNSFDGALSNVLLNQGMAIYPKELAIPGINDQNIRYLPNLPLLQYDVVAIYKDPAITRILSQSITAK, encoded by the coding sequence ATGAAATATAATTTATTATCATTCAAGTATTTTGTTGATGTCGTTGAGACTCAGGGTTTTACTCCGGCAGCGAAAAGAAATTTTGTTTCCCAAACAGCTATTAGCAATTCCATCAAAAACCTGGAAAAAGAGTTAAATGTCAAACTGATTGACCGCTCTACTTCACACTTTAAAGTAACTTTTGCTGGCGAAAAGCTCTATCACTATGTTATCCAGATTTTGAATAATTACTATGAATTCAATGCTCAAGTAAGCCAGCTGGACAACTCTTACCACACTCTGCGTATCCATTATTTACGGGGGTTTAACTATTGGGCAATTAACTTAGCCAAGCTTTTAAAAACACATCATGCTTCTCTGGCTTTACAACTAGACACCGAAAACTTTTCAGAGAGTATTACCAAGTTAGACCAGGGCGACTATGATATTTTGGTGAGCTTCTCAACGGCTCTTAGTAAAATTAAAAATATTCATTCTCAAAAGATTGGAACAGCCAACTTTAGTATTTTAGTCAATCAAAACTGTTTAAATGAACGCGGAGAAGTTAAAAAGGAAGAAACAAAAAAGCAGCCACTTTTTTTACAAAAATGGACTGCAACAGAAGACAATGATGTGCAAACAAAAATTCTCCAAATCTTGGCCAAGATGAAAATTGACTATAGCGATATTATCTACCTCAATAGCTTTGATGGTGCACTTTCGAATGTCTTATTAAACCAAGGAATGGCAATTTACCCTAAAGAACTGGCAATTCCCGGTATTAATGATCAAAACATAAGATATTTACCCAATTTGCCCCTCCTTCAATATGATGTTGTCGCTATTTATAAAGATCCGGCAATTACCCGTATTCTAAGTCAAAGTATAACCGCGAAATAA
- the glpK gene encoding glycerol kinase GlpK yields MPKKYILAIDEGTTSTRAIIFDHAGKKVIDSRKEFNQYFPKPGWVEHDANEIWNSVLSTIANSFINSGIKPDQIAGIGITNQRETTVIWDKKTGLPIYHAIVWQSRQTSAIADKLKAGGYQEMIHEKTGLIPDAYFSATKIRWILDHVENAQQRAEDGELLFGTIDSWLVWKLTGGKVHVTDYTNASRTMLFNITKLDWDDDILKLLNIPRKLLPEIRTNSEVYGKTAEYHFYGSQVPIAGMAGDQQAALIGQLAFEPGMVKNTYGTGAFAVMNTGEKPKFSANNLLTTVAYGLNGKINYALEGSVYVAGSAIQWLRDQLGIIEDAPQSEEEARKSKDHNEVFVVPAFTGLGAPYWDSDVRGAVFGLTRGTTSADFTKATLQSLGYQSRDVIDTMHADTKIKIPKLKVDGGAANNDYLMQFQADILGIEIERAANLETTALGAAFLAGLAIGFWENLGEIKKIQKNGRIFKPQMSTAERESLYSGWKSAVKAAQSFSYVPFQKKSN; encoded by the coding sequence ATGCCTAAGAAATATATTTTGGCAATTGATGAAGGTACAACCAGTACCCGGGCGATCATTTTTGATCATGCAGGGAAAAAAGTGATTGACTCGCGTAAAGAGTTTAACCAATATTTTCCTAAACCTGGTTGGGTAGAACATGATGCAAATGAAATCTGGAACTCAGTTTTATCAACGATTGCTAACTCATTCATCAATTCAGGAATTAAGCCAGACCAAATTGCCGGAATTGGAATCACTAATCAACGTGAGACAACGGTCATCTGGGACAAAAAAACCGGGTTACCTATTTATCATGCAATTGTTTGGCAATCGCGGCAAACTTCTGCAATAGCAGACAAGTTAAAAGCTGGTGGCTATCAGGAAATGATTCATGAAAAAACCGGGCTAATACCAGATGCTTATTTTTCCGCTACTAAGATTCGGTGGATTTTAGATCACGTTGAAAATGCCCAGCAACGTGCTGAAGATGGTGAGCTCTTATTCGGAACAATTGATTCTTGGCTGGTGTGGAAGCTAACTGGGGGCAAGGTTCATGTAACGGATTATACTAATGCTAGCCGTACGATGTTGTTCAATATTACTAAATTGGATTGGGACGACGATATTTTAAAGCTGCTTAACATTCCACGTAAATTGCTTCCTGAAATTAGAACTAATTCGGAGGTATATGGTAAAACTGCTGAATATCATTTTTACGGTAGTCAGGTGCCAATTGCTGGCATGGCAGGTGATCAACAAGCAGCCCTAATTGGCCAATTGGCGTTTGAGCCAGGAATGGTCAAAAACACTTATGGTACTGGTGCTTTTGCCGTCATGAACACGGGCGAAAAGCCCAAATTTTCGGCAAATAATTTGTTGACTACAGTTGCATACGGTCTTAATGGCAAAATAAATTATGCTCTTGAAGGAAGCGTCTATGTTGCTGGTTCCGCAATCCAATGGTTACGTGATCAGTTGGGAATAATTGAGGATGCACCGCAATCTGAAGAAGAGGCCCGGAAGTCGAAAGACCATAATGAAGTATTTGTTGTTCCAGCTTTTACCGGTCTAGGCGCGCCATATTGGGATTCAGACGTGAGAGGCGCTGTTTTTGGCTTAACTAGAGGAACAACCAGCGCAGATTTTACTAAAGCTACGCTTCAATCGCTGGGTTACCAAAGCCGTGATGTTATTGATACGATGCATGCAGACACTAAAATTAAAATTCCTAAACTTAAAGTTGATGGTGGGGCTGCCAATAATGATTATCTAATGCAGTTTCAAGCAGATATTCTTGGTATAGAAATTGAACGGGCAGCTAATTTGGAAACCACTGCACTTGGAGCAGCCTTTTTAGCTGGCTTGGCGATTGGCTTCTGGGAAAACCTTGGTGAGATTAAAAAAATTCAGAAAAACGGGCGCATTTTTAAGCCGCAGATGTCAACGGCTGAACGTGAGTCCCTGTATTCCGGATGGAAGTCGGCGGTTAAGGCAGCGCAAAGTTTTTCTTACGTTCCTTTTCAAAAGAAGTCCAACTAA